The following are encoded together in the Argopecten irradians isolate NY chromosome 5, Ai_NY, whole genome shotgun sequence genome:
- the LOC138323827 gene encoding cilia-and flagella-associated protein 96-like isoform X2 yields the protein MADKGGKNDMDRIGVFQEMGYVTIGDRYKPPGIQFNAAASKGKQMLPGGSKTRSALQSGYFMDKFGRVMEGEAYSDPIKVRRQHRLKESQRNIGKAFLPSSGEKKPSGLGSHYGTLGGPITAFSPNSRPGKSYKSPGKNFLTNPGKKGTGFGYVAVTLGKYPNYLGDTYDVHKDIAKKELANHKNAVKGAAFRLNMHPKAYFDQNPYASDKLLGRRSVSAGVSKKEDVKPFKPSSPGKKPAGMKAGTFDPYPSHSADPYKIKVSRSVNVVNKTGKIFMPSQGPKSVPTNSIVNQNVMKTINVQNYRSVTSII from the exons ATGGCAGATAAAGGTGGAAAAAACGATATGGACAGGATTGGAGTGTTCCAAGAAATGGGATATGTCACAATCGGTGACAGATATAAGCCTCCTGGAA TTCAATTCAATGCTGCTGCTAGTAAAGGTAAACAGATGCTGCCAGGGGGCAGTAAGACAAGGTCTGCATTACAGAGTGGTTATTTTATGGATAAATTTGGAAGAGTGATGGAGGGAGAGGCATATAGTGATCCAATCAAAGTGAGACGACAACACAGATTAAAAGAATCACAAAGAAATATTGGAAAAGCATTTTTACCTAGCAGTGGGGAAAAGAAACC GTCTGGCCTAGGAAGTCATTATGGTACTCTTGGTGGTCCTATCACAGCCTTTAGTCCAAATAGTAGACCAGGAAAAAGCTACAAATCTCCTGGAAAGAACTTTCTAACAAATCCTGGAAAGAAAGGAACAGGTTTTGg ATATGTAGCTGTTACACTTGGAAAATACCCCAATTATTTAGGGGATACATATGATGTACATAAAGACATAGCAAAG AAAGAGTTAGCTAATCATAAAAATGCAGTAAAAGGTGCTGCCTTTAGATTAAACATGCATCCCAAAGCCTACTTTGATCAGAACCCATACGCCTCAGACAAATTATTGGGACGACGAAGTGTTTCTGCAGGTGTATCAAAGAAAGAAGATGTCAAACCATTCAAGCCAAGCTCTCCTGGCAAGAAA CCTGCGGGTATGAAGGCCGGAACATTTGATCCCTATCCTTCCCATTCTGCTGACCCTTACAAGATCAAAGTGTCACGATCCGTCAATGTTGTCAACAAAACTGGAAAAATCTTTATGCCATCACAAGGACCAAAATCTGTACCTACTAACTCTATAGTCAACCAGAATGTAATGAA AACAATCAACGTACAGAACTACAGATCGGTCACCTCCATCATATAA
- the LOC138323830 gene encoding double-strand break repair protein MRE11-like, whose product MIRTMQPTQDSDDILKIIVATDIHLGYAEKDGIRGNDSLVAFEEILENAKKHDVDFILLGGDLFHENKPPRRIMHGCISLLRKYCMGDKPVQFEYLSDQSKDFNHCQFPYLNYEDPNLNISIPVFSIHGNHDDPTGQGNLCTLDVLHTSGFVNYFGKHTSLEKIEMSPLLLQKGSTKLAMYGLGSIRDERLHRMFLKKTVSMLRPRENQDEWFNMFVIHQNRSKHTMTNYIPEQFLDDFIDLVIWGHEHECRIEPEWNSVQNFYVSQPGSSVATSLSEGETVKKHIGLLQVKGKNFKMTKIPLETVRQFYMEDIVLGDTSLNPHDHNIAKKVEAFCSEKVETLLEKAESEHSGNSKQPNMPLIRLRIDYSGGFEPFSAHRFGQKFIDKVANPKEMLQFQRKKVIATKSDSKDDKDALAAIRAENLDTSRVEDMVKDYFNSSDGKMQLKLLTEKGMGQAVQEFVDKEEREAISELVKYQLQKTQTYLKQRNANEEIIDAEVTRYKEERKKKKEDDEEVKEAIKRAQASRSQQEDEDEEGEVSPMDSDDSEAPATRGRGRGRGSTRPRGRGSRGGRGRGEGTSTRGARGKKKEAVVTGSQNRSIMDAFGAAPKRSKKTSSRQHNMSDSEEDITTISDDDEFSSIPSSSRKKQTVVNTTPRRSTMSSTKKRGVAFDSDDDDDLFPTSKRRR is encoded by the exons ATGATAAG AACCATGCAACCAACACAAGATTCAGATGatattttgaagataattgtagCAACTGATATTCATCTTGGATATGCAGAAAAAGATGGTATAAGAGGAAATGACTCATTGGTAGCATTTGAAGAAATTTTAGAAAATGCTAAAAAGCATGATGTTGACTTCATTCTACTTGGAGGTGATCTCTTTCACGAAAACAAACCACCTCGCAGAATAATGCATGGATGCATTTCCTTGTTACGCAAGTACTGTATGGGTGATAAACCTGTTCAGTTTGAATATCTTAGTGATCAATCAAAGGATTTCAATCATTGTCAATTTCCATATCTGAATTATGAAGAtccaaatttaaatatttccatcCCTGTGTTCTCGATTCATGGTAACCATGACGACCCAACAGGACAAGGAAACCTTTGCACACTTGATGTTTTGCATACTTCAGGTTTTGTCAATTACTTTGGTAAGCATACATCATTAGAAAAAATAGAAATGAGCCCACTTCTTCTGCAGAAAGGGTCTACAAAATTAGCCATGTATGGACTTGGATCTATCCGAGATGAAAGATTACATAGGATGTTTTTGAAAAAGACTGTATCAATGTTGAGACCCAGGGAAAATCAAGATGAATGGTTCAACATGTTTGTGATTCACCAAAACCGGTCAAAGCATACAATGACAAACTATATTCCAGAACAATTTCTTGATGATTTTATAGATCTTGTGATCTGGGGTCATGAACATGAGTGTCGAATTGAACCAGAATGGAACAGTGTTCAGAACTTCTATGTTAGTCAGCCAGGCAGCAGTGTAGCTACGTCACTTAGTGAGGGGGAAACTGTTAAGAAGCATATTGGTTTGCTGCAGGTCAAAGGTAAAAACTTCAAGATGACCAAAATTCCCCTTGAGACAGTTCGTCAGTTTTACATGGAAGATATTGTGCTTGGCGACACTAGTCTAAACCCACATGACCACAATATTGCTAAGAAGGTGGAAGCTTTCTGTTCAGAAAAAGTTGAGACATTATTGGAAAAAGCAG AATCTGAGCACTCCGGAAACAGCAAACAGCCGAACATGCCTTTGATAAGACTGCGGATTGACTATAGTGGAGGCTTTGAGCCTTTCAGTGCCCATAG gTTTGGACAAAAATTCATTGACAAAGTTGCTAACCCAAAAGAAATGTTACAGTTTCAAAGAAAGAAAGTCATAGCAACAAAAAGTGATTCTAAAGATG ACAAGGATGCTCTTGCAGCCATCAGAGCAGAAAACTTGGACACATCTAGGGTAGAGGATATGGTGAAAGACTACTTCAACAGTTCTGATGGT AAGATGCAGCTAAAGTTATTAACAGAGAAGGGTATGGGTCAGGCAGTACAGGAGTTTGTAGACAAGGAGGAGCGTGAGGCCATCTCGGAACTTGTCAAGTACCAGCTACAAAAGACACAG ACCTACTTGAAACAAAGAAATGCAAATGAAGAAATCATTGATGCTGAGGTAACACGGTACAAGGAGGaacgaaaaaagaaaaaagaggaTGATGAAGAAGTAAAGGAGGCCATAAAGAGAGCTCAGGCAAGCCGCTCACAGCAGGAAGATGAAGACGAGGAAGGGGAGGTAAGCCCAATGGACTCTGACGACAGTGAAGCTCCAGCAACACGTGGGAGGGGACGTGGACGAGGAAGTACAAGGCCCCGGGGGAGAGGATCTAGAGGTGGCAGGGGAAGAGGAGAGGGAACCTCTACCAGAGGAGCGAGGGGAAAGAAGAAGGAAGCGGTTGTGACTGGAAGTCAAAACAGAAGTATCATGGACGCCTTTGGAGCTGCACCAAAGAGGTCAAAGAAAACAAGTTCCAGGCAGCACAATAT GTCCGACTCTGAAGAAGATATTACAActatatctgatgatgatgaattcAGCAGCATCCCCTCCTCCAGTAGGAAGAAGCAAACGGTAGTTAACACTACCCCAAGGAGAAGTACTATGAGCTCAACCAAGAAACGAGGCGTGGCCTTcgattcagatgatgatgatgatctgtTTCCAACTAGTAAACGTAGAAGATGA
- the LOC138323827 gene encoding cilia-and flagella-associated protein 96-like isoform X1, with amino-acid sequence MADKGGKNDMDRIGVFQEMGYVTIGDRYKPPGIQFNAAASKGKQMLPGGSKTRSALQSGYFMDKFGRVMEGEAYSDPIKVRRQHRLKESQRNIGKAFLPSSGEKKPSGLGSHYGTLGGPITAFSPNSRPGKSYKSPGKNFLTNPGKKGTGFGFVEITLGSYPKYQADAYDRARELTKKELANHKNAVKGAAFRLNMHPKAYFDQNPYASDKLLGRRSVSAGVSKKEDVKPFKPSSPGKKPAGMKAGTFDPYPSHSADPYKIKVSRSVNVVNKTGKIFMPSQGPKSVPTNSIVNQNVMKTINVQNYRSVTSII; translated from the exons ATGGCAGATAAAGGTGGAAAAAACGATATGGACAGGATTGGAGTGTTCCAAGAAATGGGATATGTCACAATCGGTGACAGATATAAGCCTCCTGGAA TTCAATTCAATGCTGCTGCTAGTAAAGGTAAACAGATGCTGCCAGGGGGCAGTAAGACAAGGTCTGCATTACAGAGTGGTTATTTTATGGATAAATTTGGAAGAGTGATGGAGGGAGAGGCATATAGTGATCCAATCAAAGTGAGACGACAACACAGATTAAAAGAATCACAAAGAAATATTGGAAAAGCATTTTTACCTAGCAGTGGGGAAAAGAAACC GTCTGGCCTAGGAAGTCATTATGGTACTCTTGGTGGTCCTATCACAGCCTTTAGTCCAAATAGTAGACCAGGAAAAAGCTACAAATCTCCTGGAAAGAACTTTCTAACAAATCCTGGAAAGAAAGGAACAGGTTTTGg CTTTGTTGAAATCACTCTCGGAAGCTATCCAAAATACCAAGCAGATGCATATGACCGGGCAAGAGAACTAACAAAG AAAGAGTTAGCTAATCATAAAAATGCAGTAAAAGGTGCTGCCTTTAGATTAAACATGCATCCCAAAGCCTACTTTGATCAGAACCCATACGCCTCAGACAAATTATTGGGACGACGAAGTGTTTCTGCAGGTGTATCAAAGAAAGAAGATGTCAAACCATTCAAGCCAAGCTCTCCTGGCAAGAAA CCTGCGGGTATGAAGGCCGGAACATTTGATCCCTATCCTTCCCATTCTGCTGACCCTTACAAGATCAAAGTGTCACGATCCGTCAATGTTGTCAACAAAACTGGAAAAATCTTTATGCCATCACAAGGACCAAAATCTGTACCTACTAACTCTATAGTCAACCAGAATGTAATGAA AACAATCAACGTACAGAACTACAGATCGGTCACCTCCATCATATAA